From the genome of Triticum aestivum cultivar Chinese Spring chromosome 3B, IWGSC CS RefSeq v2.1, whole genome shotgun sequence, one region includes:
- the LOC123066332 gene encoding rapid alkalinization factor-like produces MAPPLPSRALIVAITALLVLVVAAELDAGSSGWAGEDYGGGAATQTACRVEDEEGCGREATPRRHLGGGGYIGYDALRRNAVPCSVRGASYYNCRPGGQANPYSRGCSSITRCRG; encoded by the coding sequence AtggcgccgccgctgccgagccGCGCGCTCATTGTCGCCATTACcgcgctcctcgtcctcgtcgtcgcaGCCGAGCTCGATGCGGGCAGCAGCGGGTGGGCAGGGGAGGATTACGGTGGCGGCGCCGCCACGCAGACGGCGTGCAGGGTGGAGGACGAGGAGGGGTGCGGCCGGGAGGCGACGCCGCGGAGGCAtctgggcggcggcggctacaTCGGCTACGACGCGCTGCGGCGCAACGCCGTGCCGTGCTCGGTGCGCGGCGCGTCCTACTACAACTGCCGCCCCGGCGGGCAGGCCAACCCCTACTCCCGCGGCTGCTCCTCCATCACCCGCTGCAGAGGCTAG